GCTCTGCAGCTGCCAGGAATGAAGGGTAGCAGGTAGCCCAAGCCCTTGGACAGCCCATGGTTGGCAGAGGCCCTGCTTGAACCAGATAGGTTACTGCCAACGGGCATTTATCACATCAGGGTCTTAGTAGAGGCTCCATGTCCCCACAACAGCAGTGGAAGCATCTCCTTCCTGAGAGCTTTGTCACTTCTGCTGACATCTTACCACCAcccaggggagggggggggccgGGGGCAGGGCTGCAGCTCCATGTGGCAGCTGAGACCAGAAATGTTTATGACACTGGTAATGCCATCAAGGGATACAGCCCTGACTTGGTCAAGGAACTGTGAGGCTATAGAAAATAGAacttggccaggcagtggtggcatacgcctttaatcccagcactcgggaggcagaggcaggcagatttctgagttcgaggtcagcctggtctacagagtgagttccaggacagccaggactatacagagaaatcctgtcttgaaaaacctaaaaaaaaaaaaagaacttggagGTGGCACGGTTGAGAATCCAATGACAGGTGTCCCCAAGGGACATGGCTATGTAGCACCATGGAAGCCTGCAGAAATGTTGCCCTGACCTCAATAACAGGCTAAGGCACTTAGGCCCTAGGGAGACTTCATTTTCCTAGCTTCAGTGGACTTCAGAACAGATACCCAGAGACCCACAGGCCTGGGGCAGGCTCTTTCCAAGAAGAACTGCAATCTGTTATAGGAGACACTGAACTTGTCACATAAGGACAAGACTGCTTACACTGTACCGTGCACCTCATGCTCTAGACCACAACAGGAAGACTGAACTTGGAAGAGTAGGCTGAAACACCTGGCGTGGAACAGGCACTCTGAATGGAGAATTGTGGAGTGGGTGGAGAAATGTGGGATGTTCACAAACTAAAGTAGGGTCTTCATGATCATTTCCTCTGTGACCTGAGAGCCTCACTTTGCCTCTTGAAGCCTCAGTTCCTTCTGTTTTCCCATTAAAAGgttcctctgccagagcagcggCTGTAGACAGAGCCCTCTGGTGGTGGCCAGGCAGTTGTAGCAGAGAAACCGTGCCACAGTTGAGACTATTGTGCCAGGAAgatttcctttcccactgagagaTTTTGCTCCAGTACAAAGCAGTGACggcttagagagatggctcagcggttaagagcactgactgctcttctgaaggttctgagttcaaatcccagcaaccacatggtgactcacaatcatccttaatgagatatgacaccctcttctggtgcggcTGAAGATAGCTGTTAGTGttattagatataaaaataatttttatatcttattagatataaaaataattaaaagaacagGGACTAGTCTGGCACTCCTCCCACATGTGGTAGAGCTAGGTTTTGATGTTTAGGACTAACTAAAGGTCAGAAGGGAGGGCAAGGAAGAGGCATCTGCCACCTTGGATATGCAAGAGAGGATTCAAGCTGGGAAGGACCTTCTGGAAATCTGTGGGTGGTCCTCTCTAGAGTTTTGTAGGACAGGGTTTGGCTGGATGGACTTATAGGTAGTGTCCTGGCTGCTTTGGTGTAAGACGTGGACACCTCAGAGGTTTGAGATGGTCAGAGTTCTCCTTTCAAACCCCCATGCTACCCCCCCCCATGCTAACTGGGAGCACGAACATTAGAGAATGCACTAATCACTAATAACAGTTTAGAGTCGTCATTCCTGGGAACTGCCCTGTCATAGCCAACTCCTTTGTGCCGCTAATGCCTGACAGGTCCAGGGCATTTATAGGGAAATGGGGGCTTTGGCTATAGACAGTATTCCACAAAGTGAAAGGCCAGAAGAAAGGTGTTGGGCAGGGTAAGGATGGACCAGAATAGTAATGAGGTAAGGTGGGGGGCTTCCAGAGTTCCATGGGCACCCAAGACCTTTCCTAGGGACTCCATGGAACAGTGGGTGGGACCCAGTGGCAGGTTGCAGAGGTCATGAAGGCCATGGAGTTTCAGGAGGATCCTATAGAATGAGTAACACAGAGCCACACATGGGGACCCAGGATTTGGTGGGCTGacccagagaaggaaagaggtcAGTGGGGATTTTCCCTTCCTGAAGGACTCATTCCCATTCTGcatgcttccttctccttcctctaagGACAACCAAGGAGCAAAtagagaagtggggagagaagggCTTGGGGGTGCCCAGGTGGGACAGGCTTCTGGAGGTTGCATTTGTCACAAAGTAGCTTTTATAGTTCCCGGAGAGGGCACAGCAAGGTGCAGGGCCACTGGATGCTTGTGGCTGCTAGGAGCCTCGATGGCTCGTGCTTCTCTGTTCCTCCTCGCGCTCTTCCTCGGGCAGCCCCAGGGAGGGTTCCCCGGCTGTGTCCCTGCTGCCTTCCGGGGGCCCAGAACAGAGAGAGGGCTCAGATTCCGCTATGGAGCCGTCAGACAGCTGCGATTTGCGGGGGGCACATATGGGAGCTCCCCTGGAAGGTATCAACTTTCGTGCACCAGGCCGGTCTGAGATAGTGGCACGTGGTGCGGAAAGCGCAGAGGATGCGACTTCACAGGTAGGCCggggagggttagggttagggttagggttagagttaggcaAGCGGGTAAGTGGGCGCGAGCTCCCCAAGCGCGGCCACAAGTCCATAGTCTCGCCGTTGTAAAGGAGCACAAAGCGACGCTGTGACAGCAGAGGCAGCATCTTCTGACTGTGCAAGCTCTTTTGGCAGGTCTCAAGCGCCAGGTCTGTGGGAAGGCAAGGGAGCGACAAAGTGAATGGTGAGAGGGCAGTTTGGAGCAAGCAACCTCTCTGCACGTCTAGAAACACAGGAGTAGGAGAGATGTTCATGAGGGATTGGATGTAGGTGGGTGAAATGACATAGTATGAGCAGAGGGTTTGGCTGCCATACAGATTATGGAGCGCTGGAAAACCAGACTTGTGGAGTCTGAACTTGGAGGCAAGTAGGATGGGGTACCCagaactggggggaaaaaaagtataTGGGAAAGTTGTGGTGTGGGGCTGCCCAGAGCTCACCCAAGGTCTCCATAACCACTCCAGGGATCACTGCCTTCAGGACTTCACAATTGGTATGTAGGGCAGGGTTGGCGTTCATCTCCAGCAGCCACACCTGTGGCAGGCAGTGGTCAGCATCTTTCTCTACCCACCTACTGCTGTTAAGGGCGGGTTATATGGCTTTGCTCAAGGAGTTAAGACTGATCTTGAGAGCTGCTCAATTTCAGTAGGAGACCAGCCAGCTTTATGCCCACATTCAAATCTAGGTCTGAGTCCACCCACTGGGCACGCTTAAGTGCTCAAAGCACAGAAGGGCCCTACCTCCTTGCACCGGCCTACCAGACCTCCTCTTCCCAAGACAGCACCTTGAAGTTTTCATCTATCAGGAAATCACAGCCAATGAGGTCAAAGTAACCCAGCTTGCACTCCAGCTTGGACTtgacagccaggaagcagtggGACATGATCTGCTGCATCCGCTTCTGTGGGTGAAGTAGGGAGGGATCCTGGCTGTCACCTGTTGGCCCAGATGAAATCTCCTAGGCCTGAACAATCAGTCACACCTGTCACtttcaccctcaccctcacctgcACGGCTGAAACTGCCTACACTTCAACATGCTCAGAGTCACAACTCACTCAACAAAATCATGGGGCTTCTACTGTGAGGCAAGTACTAGGAGATACAAGAGTGAAGAAAATTAGGACTCACAGCAGGAGAGACAGACAACTAGAACACATAAGACCCTGGCAAGGGCAGAGAACATTATAGCATTTCACGCTGTCCTAGTTAGACTCAATCCATGAATCTCATATCAGAAATAGCATACCATGTCTAATTTACAGATAATTACAGCTATTAGTTTCTGTaagttttggggtttgttgaaagattccTTTAGAAAATACCGAACTTGCCCCCCCAACAGAGATACAAATTACAGAATTAATTACAGAAGCCATTACAATGGTCAGCAGGTAAAGACGCCTGACGCTaagtctgagaacctgagtttgagctctggaacccacataataGAAAGAGAAATGACCCCCatacgttgtcctctgacctctacaaatgTGCATGGCATGTACGCACAGCATATTGCACCccctaatacatttttttaaaaaacacaattaaaaatgtaaagcagccgggcgtggtggcgcacgcctttaatcccagcactcgggaggcagaggcaggtggatttctgagttcgaggccagcctggtctacagagtgagttccaggacagccagggctacacagagaaaccctgtcttgaaaaaccaaaaaaaaaaaaaaaaaaaaaaagtaaagcaataCAAAGTATAAAGGGGAATAGACCTGAGTATCTCGAGTAAAAAACTACAGTGaatacaattctttaaaaaagaaaagaaagaaaagaaagagaaagaaaaaaagagaaagaaagagaaattgcaCAGATCTTGGAGCTTAAGAGATAGCTCCAGGGTTAAGAGAGCTTGCttttttcttccagaggaactgtgttcaattccaagcacctaTATTATAgcatctgtaacttcatttcTGACATTCttatctggcctctgtgggcaccaggcatgcacttaGTATACAgtcatacatgtaggcaaaacatccatacatgtaaaataatatttttttaaatcacagaactGGGTATAGTAGCACATACCTGTAGTCCCGGACTAAGCAAACCAGAGCAAGAGGAGTACATGAGTCTTTGCTATTTCTTGCTTGCCTAATCACTAGAGGGGTTCATAAATTCAAGTATTTTGAAAGCAACTCAATTGAAATTATTTagtctgaagaaaataaaaagtaatgaaaaattaAGCTTTAGAAGCCTGAAGATGGGAATGTAGTCTAGCAAATGACATATCTACTGAGAAtctcaggaggaaaggaagggaacatTATGGTAAGAAATGACCAGAAGGCTCCTAAACTTAAATTGTGTAATGAAGCCCAAGCAGAATAAATTCTAGACTTGTCATATcataagaaaacttttaaaagaaaagagagcctGGAAGATAGCCCGGTCTGCAAAGTACATGCTATACAGGtgtaggacctgagttcagtcccctgaACCCACGTAAGCTCATGTGATGGCTCTTTATCTGTAATCCTTGTTCAGGGAAGGCAGAGACCTGAGGTTTGCTGGCCTTATCTAATCAGAAAACTGCAAGTCAATGAGTatgaccctgtctttaaaaaaaaaaaaaaaagatggatgaCACCTGAGGAACatctgatgttgacctctggcctccatatccccatgcacatgaacacatgcacatacaaaatcataaaaagaccaagagaatattaaaatcagtgagAAGCAATTCATCACATAAAAAGGATACCCAATAAGAGTAATagtcaagccgggcgtggtggcgcacacctttaatcccagcacttgggaggcagaggcaggaggatttctgagttcgaggccagcctggtctacagagtgagttccaggacagccagggctacacagagaaaccctgtctcaaaaaaaccaaataaataaataaacaaacaaacaaataaataaataaaggtagagAGTGCTCGAAGAAGGACACACCTTGACTACAGGTCTCCATGTAGATTGTAGATGTGGTACATATACAGATACCACAtagatacacaacacacacacacacacacacacagagagagagagagagagagagagagagagagagagagagagagagagagcgcaaagaATTGAATTTCTCTGCCCAGCAAATCAAGAATGGAGAagttaagctgggcagtggtggtgcatgcctttagtcctagctcttgggaggcagaggcaggcagatttctgagttcagggccagcctggtctaaagagtgagttccaggacagccaggagaaaccctgttcaaaaaaaaaaatggagaagttaaagagctagagaaatggctcaaatgttaagagcacttgctattcttgcaaaAGACTACAATTATGTTTCCAGTgtccacatcagacagctcacaacctcttataactccagttccaagagttGGCCTCTTTGAGTACCAAGCACATgtatggtatacacacacacacacacacacaaaaacaaggcACTCAAACACATCAAAAATTGAAAATCTTTtttaacaatagaaaaattaagaCATTTCCACATGAGGACTGGTgtgttggcacatacctttaattccagcactggagaggcagaggcaagcagatctttatgagtttgagaccagcctggtctacattgtgagatccagtctcaaaaaacaaagagacaTTTACacataaggaaaaacaaaggtATGCCTGCCCTGTAGTTTCTCCATCAGTAACTTGAACGtgtatgaagaaataaaataaagaaccttAGTAAAGGTGACTATATAGTTAAATATAAGACAACATATGAGCTGTCCCAGagggtggcatatgcctttaatctcagcacttgggaggcagaggcaggcagatttctgagtttgaggccagcctggtctacagagtgagttccaggacagcctatacagagaaaccctgtctctgtcttgaaaaaaaaaacaacaacaaaaacaaaaaacaaaaaagatacaaaTGGATTATATACATAGATTgttaaaaagtaaacagaaaacttGACCAAAACCACACATATTTTTCAGGACTGATAAGATGGCTACGTGAATAAAGATGCTTGTTGTGTAAGCCTAGTGACCTGACTTTGATCCTAGAACCCATATTAaggtacaacaacaataagaGAACTGACTCTATGAAGTTGTCCTGTGATTTCCACATGTCCACTGTGGCAAAAGCACCCtagcacttctctctctctctctctcctctctctctctctctctctctctctctctctctctctctcacacacacacacacacatacaatatttatttaattagggACTAACAAGATGATTAGTGGGCGAAGACACTTTCCACACAAGCCTTATGATGTCTTCAGACTCAGTAGTAATCTTGACTAGcttggaactttctatgtagaaaaggctggcctcaaactcatgacatccacctgcctctgcatcctgagtgctcggattaaaggtgtgcgccaccacactcaaTGTTAAGTACATTTTTACATCCTTTGGGGGGGGCACGGAGGGTCACAGcgcacatgtagaggtcaaaggacaacttttagaactctccttccaccatgagtcCTGTTAGGTCACTACCTAAGCTACCTAACCAAccctcattttaaatattattgtatgtgtttatataatggGTGTGAGCATAGGCATATATATGCCATGGTTAGAATATTGAGGTCAAAACCTCTGAGTACAACTCTACTCTATGAAGTTGTTCTCTGTTCTTTGATCTATATATATCCactttctcttaaaacaaaaaaactagaccTTCTATTGAATAGTGGATTAtatgatcttttctttttctttttcttttttttttttttttaatgtgagtacactgtcactgtcttcagacacaccagaagagggcaccagatctcattacagatggttgtNNNNNNNNNNNNNNNNNNNNNNNNNNNNNNNNNNNNNNNNNNNNNNNNNNNNNNNNNNNNNNNNNNNNNNNNNNNNNNNNNNNNNNNNNNNNNNNNNNNNNNNNNNNNNNNNNNNNNNNNNNNNNNNNNNNNNNNNNNNNNNNNNNNNNNNNNNNNNNNNNNNNNNNNNNNNNNNNNNNNNNNNNNNNNNNNNNNNNNNNNNNNNNNNNNNNNNNNNNNNNNNNNNNNNNNNNNNNNNNNNNNNNNNNNNNNNNNNNNNNNNNNNNNNNNNNNNNNNNNNNNNNNNNNNNNNNNNNNNNNNNNNNNNNNNNNNNNNNNNNNNNNNNNNNNNNNNNNNNNNNNNNNNNNNNNNNNNNNNNNNNNNNNNNNNNNNNNNNNNNNNNNNNNNNNNNNNNNNNNNNNNNNNNNNNNNNNNNNNNNNNNNNNNNNNNNNNNNNNNNNNNNNNNNNNNNNNNNNNNNNNNNNNNNNNNNNNNNNNNNNNNNNNNNNNNNNNNNNNNNNNNNNNNNNNNNNNNNNNNNNNNNNNNNNNNNNNNNNNNNNNNNNNNNNNNNNNNNNNNNNNNNNNNNNNNNNNNNNNNNNNNNNNNNNNNNNNNNNNNNNNNNNNNNNNNNNNNNNNNNNNNNNNNNNNNNNNNNNNNNNNNNNNNNNNNNNNNNNNNNNNNNNNNNNNNNNNNNNNNNNNNNNNNNNNNNNNNNNNNNNNNNNNNNNNNNNNNNNNNNNNNNNNNNNNNNNNNNNNNNNNNNNNNNNNNNNNNNNNNNNNNNNNNNNNNNNNNNNNNNNNNNNNNNNNNNNNNNNNNNNNNNNNNNNNNNNNNNNNNNNNNNNNNNNNNNNNNNNNNNNNNNNNNNNNNNNNNNNNNNNNNNNNNNNNNNNNNNNNNNNNNNNNNNNNNNNNNNNNNNNNNNNNNNNNgtcttcagacactccagaagagggcatcagatcttgttacggatggttgtgagccaccatgtggttgctgggatttgaactctggacctttggaagagctgtcgggtgctcttacccgctgagccatctcaccagccccctcctggcttttctttctcgaccttctccttctccttctccttctccttctccttctccttctccttctccttctccttcctccctccctccctctcttcctccctcttcctcctcctcttttttcttttttcttttctttctttcttatatttatttatttatttatttatttatttatttatttatttatttttagatagggtttctctgtgtagatagatctggcttcctggaacttactttgtagaccaggctggcattgaactcagaaatctgcctgcctctacctcccaagtgctgggtttacagacgtgcaccaccactgcctggccctcttttttttctaactcttcctctttttcttctctctcctcttctcccctctgccCTGGTAGATCTCATCATGTAACTATCATTGGCCTGGAACTATATAGGCAAGACCGGTTTCAAACTTTgaaatctgctggcctctgcctcccaaatgttgggattcaAAGTGTAGAGCAGCATGCCCAACATAGTAAAATGAATTTAAGGAAATACTGTAAGAATCTGTATATAACCAAGGAGAACTGAAAAAAATCCCTAGGAAAAGCTAACAAGGTAAATAGAAAAATCTAAACACCATCAAGAATAGAAAATCCTAGTAGGCAGCAATGAAATGAGTTTGAGGGTGGTGATGACACAGCGACAAACCCTCCCACAAAGGGAAGTTCAGGCTGCTTTCCTGGAGTATATCacttattgtttctgtttttctcactGTAACAAATACCTGAGAGAATTGTTTTCAAGGaggaaagatttttgttttatagtttcagaggtttccatCTACAGTCTCCCAAATTTGAGTATGGCAGACTATCATAGGAGTGAGATAAGGCGGTACACCCTACTCAGATTCCAAACCTTTAAGACTGTGAGCCAGAGTAAAACGTTTCTACAAATAAGTtgattattttagatattttatatataaaaggaatatgatacatttttttatcaaaatcagataaaataCTAAAGCCATAggtcaagccaggcgtggtggtgcactcctttaattccatcacttgggaggcagaggcaggtggatttctgagttccaggccagcctggtctacagagtgagttccaggacagccagaactacacagagaaaccctgtctcaaaaaacaaaacaaaaaaagaaagaaagaaagaaaaaagaaaagccatagGTCAAGATTACTTATGTGCACCAACACAAAAAttcttaaatacaataaaatcaaaCCTAGAAGTACAGTTGAATTATTATATACTACCATCACCTGGAATTTATCCAAGCAATATAAGAGTAGTGAAAACTAATCAATGCAATACACATGAATAGAATGAAGGAAAGATAGCTCATGATCTTAATCAGTACAGGAACAGCATTTTACATTACCCAGCATCCTGCCCTTAAAAATGGTTAGCAAACTAGGGAGAGAAGGAAATCTGTGAGCCTTCCCCTCACATCAGAAGAAACACAAGGATGTCTACTTTTGCCCCTTCAATTTGATATAGAAAATTACATCTGGAAAAATTAGGCATGGCTTCAGTAAAACTATACATGCTTCACTAATTCATAAAAGCCACGTGCCTCACCTAACCCACAGGCAATGTGCACACAAAACACGACTCAAAGCTAGACTGACCGTGAAGGTGGTGAAGACCCAGTCTctggggaggcccttggtcttcctAAATTTGTCATTGATGTATCGGTTGAGGTGCTCCATGCTCCACACAGTGCTCTCTTTCAGCAGCATATACAGGGGACTCTTCTTCTGCATGAACTACAGCACAAGCAGAGCCTAGAGGTTACCCTCTGTAGGTCTCCCTCTATGAAGGCCTTACCCTAACCTTCTGACCCTCACCAGAGTTTTATTCCCATCTCCCATGAGAACTGCCTATGAGACCCTTGTGCATATACCTTTATGCTTTGAAACTTCCCAGTCAGCCAATCCCCACAGACCCTGGACAAGGAATCCTTGTTCCAGACTCTCCCATTAATTAAGCATTTGGTCAGCACATTAATGGAGTTGACTCAAGGATTTAGGCTCTAAGGTACTTAGGACACCTGAGTATCTGTTGGGGCAAAAGGAAGTAGTTAGTAGTAGGCTACTTCCACACCTAGGCAGGCAGTCTATAACTAGGTCCTTCCTCTGTGTTCCCAAACAATGAGAGTTTTCTCTGAGGTCATCCACACCTTTAGGAAAAGGACTTCTCCTATAGGGGGTTCTTACCTGATTGGTCAAATGACCACTGAGGTCACTGGAATGAGGGTTATACAGGCTGAGGGTGAGGCGGGCATAGCCATGGCCAAAAAAGACCATGTAGGGCATGGCGCAGGCAATGAGCATGTAGGAGCGCACATCAAACTTCTTCCCATCTAGCAGCAGCGGGTTCTGGACATATCTAGGGGGTACCACAGGGGCACCTGGGGCTGAGTTGCTTGGCCAGTTGGCCTAGATCTGTCATCCCCACAAGGACCGTTTCCTCATTGCCTCCCACCTGTCCCAGACATGACCACTGGCTGAACATGGTTAGAGGACTTTGAACAGTTCAAAGGAATTAGGAAGAGCGCATCATAACCAAATCTTTACCCACTGCAAGTGTCTGGTGCAGCTCTTACTAGGAAACTTATGGGAGCAGATTGGGCCCCTATGGCAGGGAGGGCTGTCTGGAGGAGGAAGGCTGACATTGGACCTGTGAATGGTGAAGAATGGCTTTGGTGATGGGAGAGGGCATTCCACATAGGAAACTTCATGTCTTCAAGACTGAAGGTAAGGAGAGCATGCTTGGAAGGGCCCtatggaaggggaaagggggagccAATGGCAGCTGTGACCAGAGAAAGGGTCCACATTGGTAGATAAGGCTCTATTGGGACCTTTCTAAGTGTGAGCTGAGTTTTCCCTGCTAGTGCCATGTGAAACTGAGGATCTGGGCCCCACTGTAGGCAGATGAGTCATTGGTCAGCTCTGTCCTGCAGATAGGCTGTAGCTGGCCAGCTGGGCTGAAGAACAGGAAAGACAGCTGCAGGACAGAGGACAAAGAGACCAAACACTCCTTGGCTACCCCTCCTTTGAGCCCGTGTTTAGGGGCAGTCTTGCCTGCTACCCCAGCTaaatgtgaatacacacacacacacacacacacacacacacacacaaccagcccCTGGACAGGTTATGGGTCTAGATGTGGGGTGCTCCAGGTAGGTTGGTTGGGTGTTGGATGTGCTGCAGCCTGCTATGGCCAAGGACTGCTCTGTAGCACTACTGACAACTATCACAGCATTCACAGGCAACAGCCAGGCTGGGTCATCCCCGCTGAGACTCAAGCCCTTCCTGGCATCCATGCCCACACCTCTGCACCACTCGCGCCTGTGGTGCACGGAAGGGCATCTTGCGGTAGATGGGGTCGTCCTCAATGCTCTGGGTCTTGGCCTGCAGGGcagcagcctcctcctggctcctgATCAGAAAGATTCCCTTTCCCTGGTTGGAGGCCGTAGGTTTGCAGATCCACATCTGGGTTTCTGGAGGGAGTAACCCCCGAGCCTGTGGCCCTGAGTACTCCTTGCCCCTCCCATCCCTCACCCTGCCCTGGCCCTGACCTTCCCTTTCCTTATCCTTTTCCCTCAGCTCTGACCACACCAAACAGCCAAGCTGGATCCGACCTTGATCCTACCCCGATCTCACTGTCTGATTACCCTGATTACCCAGGTCAGGGGTCTATTTTGTCTCCCCTTCATACCCATGACCCGTCTATGGCCCTGGCCCTGCCACACTCCTACCTCTAACTAAGGCCACaacccttccttctcccactcaACACCAGAAAAGAAGCCACTAGGATTCTAAGCCCCGGGCTTCACTTTTCCTCTCAAGACCTATTCTACTTTTCCCAGGTCTGGCCCTGTCCCACCCTGCTAGGGTCCAGACCTAATCTTGTCTGACCTTCTGGTATGCCTGGCCCTACCCAGGGGCTTCTCACCATCAAATAGAGCGAAGAAAGCCTGCCTCTCATCCCTGATGTCCAGCCGATAGGTCTCTGGAAAAAACTCTTCCATTTTCAGGACCCTTGGGAGAGCATGGAGGTAAAAACATGGAGAGGGCTGTCCTTTGTCTCAGACATGGCCAGTTTGACCTCTAGGCTAGCTGGAGGGGAGGTTTACTGTTGTGTCCTCCAGCTTTCTCAGCTATTTCCTTTGTAAGGCCTTTGCTCTCATACTATACCCTTGTAGAACATTCTTTTATGAGTCTCATATTTTCAGACTCTCTGCAGCAGCCAGTCTTCTGGCTACCAAATCCACTGTGGTTCCTCTGACCCAtctccctgctttctttctttctttctttctttctttcttttttttttggttttcgagacagggtttctctgtgtagccctggctgtcctggaactcactctgtagaccaggctggcctcaaactcagaaatccgcctgccNNNNNNNNNNNNNNNNNNNNNNNNNNNNNNNNNNNNNNNNNNNNNNNNNNNNNNNNNNNNNNNNNNNNNNNNNNNNNNNNNNNNNNNNNNNNNNNNNNNNNNNNNNNNNNNNNNNNNNNNNNNNNNNNNNNNNNNNNNNNNNNNNNNNNNNNNNNNNNNNNNNNNNNNNNNNNNNNNNNNNNNNNNNNNNNNNNNNNNNNNNNNNNNNNNNNNNNNNNNNNNNNNNNNNNNNNNNNNNNNNNNNNNNNNNNNNNNNNNNNNNNNNNNNNNNNNNNNNNNNNNNNNNNNNNNNNNNNNNNNNNNNNNNNNNNNNNNNNNNNNNNNNNNNNNNNNNNNNNNNNNNNNNNNNNNNNNNNNNNNNNNNNNNNNNNNNNNNNNNNNNNNNNNNNNNNNNNNNNNNNNNNNNNNNNNNNNNNNNNNNNNNNNNNNNNNNNNNNNNNNNNNNNNNNNaaagaaagaaagaaagaaagaaagaagaaagaaaaagaaaaagaaaaaaagaaaaaagaaaagaaaaaaagaaaaatggctctgAGTTGCTGGCACAAGTTAGTGGGAAGTGGACAGCTGGA
Above is a window of Mus pahari chromosome 6, PAHARI_EIJ_v1.1, whole genome shotgun sequence DNA encoding:
- the Ttll10 gene encoding inactive polyglycylase TTLL10 isoform X1 — its product is MVIFLAIFFRFKRISCPLYRGVISCRSFYLISRHRGHTRRGQGSLGRRKLTRQRRDAKMALHPQAGRPHGRHRDGSEAQAEATAQDMGRLPSPSKVGAAVCPIQGLGHRAARRPRRGIGTTSASRVPRPGALMPATRNRPRFIHCRGQPPRTRVSSKRSKRSRIHQCHTEVPGWTHEKRMGSSIEEGLRPELSQLDQDAGGASDSWEGQEKTLLSQKPGLSTHLPTDDLEEEEAARLPVTSPDGLLMEGDKQPNPSQGPFFYIGGTNGASIISNYCESKGWQRTQDSHCEDYKLKWCEIKCRDNYCNFREGQQLLFQLPNNKLLTTKIGLLSALREHARTLSKARMLPSTQTKVLKMEEFFPETYRLDIRDERQAFFALFDETQMWICKPTASNQGKGIFLIRSQEEAAALQAKTQSIEDDPIYRKMPFRAPQARVVQRYVQNPLLLDGKKFDVRSYMLIACAMPYMVFFGHGYARLTLSLYNPHSSDLSGHLTNQFMQKKSPLYMLLKESTVWSMEHLNRYINDKFRKTKGLPRDWVFTTFTKRMQQIMSHCFLAVKSKLECKLGYFDLIGCDFLIDENFKVWLLEMNANPALHTNCEVLKAVIPGVVMETLDLALETCQKSLHSQKMLPLLSQRRFVLLYNGETMDLWPRLGSSRPLTRLPNSNPNPNPNPPRPTCEVASSALSAPRATISDRPGARKLIPSRGAPICAPRKSQLSDGSIAESEPSLCSGPPEGSRDTAGEPSLGLPEEEREEEQRSTSHRGS
- the Ttll10 gene encoding inactive polyglycylase TTLL10 isoform X5: MALHPQAGRPHGRHRDGSEAQAEATAQDMGRLPSPSKVGAAVCPIQGLGHRAARRPRRGIGTTSASRVPRPGALMPATRNRPRFIHCRGQPPRTRVSSKRSKRSRIHQCHTEVPGWTHEKRMGSSIEEGLRPELSQLDQDAGGASDSWEGQEKTLLSQKPGLSTHLPTDDLEEEEAARLPVTSPDGLLMEGDKQPNPSQGPFFYIGGTNGASIISNYCESKGWQRTQDSHCEDYKLKWCEIKCRDNYCNFREGQQLLFQLPNNKLLTTKIGLLSALREHARTLSKARMLPSTQTKVLKMEEFFPETYRLDIRDERQAFFALFDETQMWICKPTASNQGKGIFLIRSQEEAAALQAKTQSIEDDPIYRKMPFRAPQARVVQRYVQNPLLLDGKKFDVRSYMLIACAMPYMVFFGHGYARLTLSLYNPHSSDLSGHLTNQFMQKKSPLYMLLKESTVWSMEHLNRYINDKFRKTKGLPRDWVFTTFTKRMQQIMSHCFLAVKSKLECKLGYFDLIGCDFLIDENFKVWLLEMNANPALHTNCEVLKAVIPGVVMETLDLALETCQKSLHSQKMLPLLSQRRFVLLYNGETMDLWPRLGSSRPLTRLPNSNPNPNPNPPRPTCEVASSALSAPRATISDRPGARKLIPSRGAPICAPRKSQLSDGSIAESEPSLCSGPPEGSRDTAGEPSLGLPEEEREEEQRSTSHRGS